The Candidatus Niyogibacteria bacterium CG10_big_fil_rev_8_21_14_0_10_46_36 genome includes the window TAGACTTTTTACCGTCCCACATGAGAGAATTAATAAATTTCTCTACGAGCGTTGAGTCGTATTTCGGATCTGTTTTTATTTCGTGTTTTTTTCGGAGCGGTCGTCGCATAATTATTCAGATTTGATTTTCGGACGCTTTGCGCCATACTTGGAACGGCTTTGTTTTCGTCCATCTACTCCCGACGCATCAAGTACACCGCGGACGATGTGATACCGAACACCCGGCAAGTCCTTTACCCGGCCTCCGCGAATAAGCACGATTGAGTGCTCCTGCAGATTATGGCCCTCGCCCGGGATGTATGCGGTTACTTCCATGTTATTAGTGAGACGGACACGCGCAACTTTCCGGAGTGCTGAGTTCGGCTTTTTCGGAGTAACAGTCTTCACCTGGAGACACACGCCTCGTTTGAAGGGTGACGAAAAATAGGTCGGCTTGTTCTTGAGTACATTAAATCCGTGCTGCAAAGCAACCGCCTTTGATTTTTTGCGGAGCTGTTTGCGTCCCTTTTTAACTAATTGGTTAATAGTCGGCATATATTACAGATAAATAAAAAGATACCAGATTACTAAAATTTGGTCAAATAGGAGGAGGCGTTGCTATTTTCCGTTTTTTGCCACAGGCGCGCTGCC containing:
- a CDS encoding 30S ribosomal protein S12 — its product is MPTINQLVKKGRKQLRKKSKAVALQHGFNVLKNKPTYFSSPFKRGVCLQVKTVTPKKPNSALRKVARVRLTNNMEVTAYIPGEGHNLQEHSIVLIRGGRVKDLPGVRYHIVRGVLDASGVDGRKQSRSKYGAKRPKIKSE